tgagcctgggaggttgaggctgcagtgaggtgagattgcaccacctcactctagcctgggtgatagagcaagaccctgtctcaaaaacaaacaaacaacagtcCCTGGCACTGTGGGCCAGGCCTGGCAGGGCagttggcagggctggtctctctttctctggcacttcatctcaccctccctcccttcctcttctccttgcAGATTGAAACCCACAAGCTGACCTTCCGCGAGAACGCCAAAGCCAAGACAGACCACGGAGCGGAAATCGTGTACAAGTCGCCGGTGGTGTCTGGGGACACGTCTCCACGGCACCTCAGCAATGTCTCCTCCACCGGCAGCATCGACATGGTAGACTCGCCCCAGCTCGCCACGCTAGCCGACGAGGTGTCTGCCTCCCTGGCCAAGCAGGGTTTGTGATCAGGCCCCCGGGGCGGTCAATAATcgtggagagaagagagagtgagagtgtggaaaaaaaaagaataatgacccGGCCCCGCCCTCTGCCCCCAGCTGCTCCTCGCAGTTCGGTTAATCGGTTCATCACTTAACCCGCTTTTATCGCTCGGCTTTGGCTCGGGACTTCAAAATCAGTGATGGGAATGAGAGCAAATTGCATCTTTCCAAATTGATCGGTGggctaataataaaatattttttaaaaaacattcaaaaacatgGCCACACCCAACATTTCCTCGGGCaattccttttgattctttttttttccccctccatgTAGAAGAGAAGGAGAGGCTGTGAAAGCTGCTTCGGGGGGATTTCAAGAGACTGGGGGTGCCTACCGCCTCTGGCCCTGTCGTGGGGGTGTCACAGAGGCAGCGGCAGCAACAAAGGATTTGAAACTTGGTGTGTTCGTGGAGCCACAGGCAGACGATGTCAACCTTGTGTGAGTGTgacgggtgggggtggggcaggaggccatgggggaggccaaggcaggggctgggcagaggggagaggaaggacgAGAAGGGGGAGTGGGAGAGGAAGCCACATGCTGGAGAGGAGATGCCCTCCTCCACGCCACTGGGAGGGCCAAGGCCTCCGCCACCTGCAGTGTCTCAGACTGAGCGACTGCCTGTCCTTGGTGGCCAGGGTCTGCTGCGAGTTGATGTGCCACCCTCTGCAGGGCAGCCTGTGGGAGGAGGGGCGGCGGGTAAGAAGAGAAGGCAAGCTGGCGGGAGGGTGGCACCCCGTGGATGACCTCCTTGGAAAAGACTGACCTTGATGTCGGAGGGCGCtggcctcttcctccctccctgcagggTAGGGGGCCTGAGCCGAGGGGCTTCCCTCTGCTCCACAGAAACCCTGTTTTATTGAGTTCTGAAGGTTGGAACTGCAGCCATGATTTTGGCCACTTTGCAGACCTGGGACTTTAGGGCTAACCAGTTCTCCTTGTAAGGACTTGTGCCTCTTGGGAGACGTCCACCCGTTTCCAAGCCTGGGCCACTGGCATCTCTGGAGTGTGCAGGGGTCTGGGAGGCGGGTCCCGAGCCCCCTGTCCTTCCCACGGCCACTGCAGTCACCCCTGTCTGCCCCACTGTGCTGTCGTCTGCCATGAGAACCCAGTCACTGCCTATACCCCTCATCACGTCACAATGTCCAAATTCCCAGCCTCACCACCCCCCTTCTCAGTAAGGACCTGGTTGGCTGTGGGAGGCACCTACTCCATACTGAGGGTGAAATTAAGGGAAGGTAAAGTCCAGGCACAAGAGTGGGACCCCAGCCTCTCACTCTCAGTTCCACTCATCCAACTGGGTCCCTCACCACGAATCTCACGACCTGATTCGgttccctgcctcctccttccatcacagatgtgagccagggCACTGCTCAGCTGTGACCCTCGGTGTTTCTGCCTTGTTGACATAGAGAGAGCCCTTTCCCCTGAGAAGGCCTGGCCCCTTCCTGTGCTGAGCCCGCAGCAGGAGGCTGGGTGTCCTGGTTGTCGGTGACGGCACCAGGATGGGCGGGCAAGGCACCCAGGGCAGGCCAACAGTCCCGCTGTCCCCCACTTCCACCCCAGCTTGTGGCTGCCAGCCTCCCAGACAGCCCAGCCCGCTGCTCAGCTCCACATGCATAGAATCAGCCCTCCACATCCCAAAAAGGGGAGCACACCCCCTTCGAAATGGTTCTTTCTCCCCGGTCCCAGCTGGAAGCCATGCTGTCTGTTCTGCTGGAGCAGCTGAACATATACATAGATGTTGCCCTGCCCTCCCCATCTGCACCCTGTTGCGTTGTAGTTGGATTTGTCTGTTTATGCTTGGATTCACCAGAGTGACTATgatagtgaaaagaaaaaaaaaaaaaaaaaaaaaggacgcaTGTATCTTGAAATGCTTGTAAAGAGGTTTCTAACCCACCCTCACAAGGTGTCTCTCACCCCCACGCTGGGACGCGTGTGGCCTGTGTGGCGCCGCCCTGCTGGGGCCTCCCAAGGTTTGAAAGGCTTTCCTCAGCATCCGGGACCCAACAGAGACCAGATTCTAGCATCTAAGGAGGCCGTTCAGCTGTGAAGAAGGCCTGAAGCACAGGATTAGGACTGAAGCGATGACATCTCCTTCCCTACTTCCCCTTGGGGCTCCCTGTGTCAGGGCAGAGAGTAGGTCTTGTGGCTGGTCTGGCTTGCGGCACGAGGATGGTTCTCTCTGGTCACAGCCCGAAGTCCCACAGCAGTCCTAAAGGAGGCTTACAACTCCTGCATCACAAGAAAAAGGAAGCCAGTGCCAGCTGGGGGGATCTGCAGCTCCCAGAAGCTCCATGAGCCTCAGCCACCCCGCAGACTGGGTTCCTCTCCAAGCTCGCCCTCTGGAGGGGCAGCCAGCCTCCCACCAAGGGCCCTGGGACCACAGCAGGGATTGGGATGAATTGCCTATCCTGGATCTGCTCCAGAGGCCCGAGCCACCTGCCTGAGGAAGGATAAGTCAGGAGACACCGTTCCCAAAGCCTTGACCAGAGCACCTCAGCCCACTGACCTTGCACAAACTCCATCTGCTGCCATGAGAAAAGAGAAGCCGCCTTTGCAAAAAATTGCTGCCTAAAGAAACTCAGCAGCCTCAGGCTCAATTCTGCCACTTCTGGTTTGGGTACAGTTAAAGGCAACCCTGAGGGACTTGGCAGTAGAAATCCAGGGCATCCCCTAGGGCTGGCAACTTCGTGTGCAGCTAGAGCTTTCCCTGCAAGAAGTTTCTGGGCCCAGAACTCTCCACCAGGAAGCTCCCTGCTGTTCGCTAAGTCCCAGCAATTCTCATAAGTGAAGGGATCTGAGAATAAGGAGGAAATGTGGGGTAGAGATTTGGTGGTGGTTAGAGACATGCCCCCCCTCATTACTGCCAACAGTTTTGGCTGCATTTTTCATGTACCTCGGTTCCTCTTCCTGAAGTTCTTGTGCCCTGCTCTTCAGCACCGTGGGCCTTAACCGGTAGGCTCTGGGATCTCCCCCTTGTGGGGCAGGCTCTTGGGGCCAGCCTAAGATCATGGTTTAGGGTGATCAGTGCTGGCAGATAAATTGCAAAGGCACGCTGGCTTGTGACCTCAAATGACAATCCCCCCAGGGCTGGgcactcctcccctcccctcacttcTCCCACCTGCAGAGCCAGTGTCCGTGGGTGGGCTAGATAGGATATACTGTATGCCGGCTCCTTCAAGCTGTTGACTCACTTTATCAATAGTTCCATTTAAATTGACTTCAATGGTGAGACTGTATCCTGTTTGCTATTGCTTATTGTGctatggggggaggggggaggaatgtGTAAGATAGTTAACATGGGTAAAGGGAGATCTTGGGGTGCAGCACTTCAATTGCCTCGTAACCCTTTTCATCATTTCAACCACATTTGCTAAAGGGAGGGAGCAGCCACGCGGTTAGAGGCCCTTGGGGTTTCTCTTTTCCACTGACAGCCTTTCCCAGGCAGCTGTTCCCCAttccctccccagccaggtgcagGCGTAGCAATATGGACATCTGGTTGCTTTGGCCTGCTGCCCTCTTTCAGGGGTCCTAAGCCCACAATCATGCCTCCCTAAGACCCTGGCATCCTTCAAGCCGTTGGCACCTCTGTGCCACCTCTCACACTGGCTCCAGACACAGCCTGTGCTTCTGGCAGCTGAGATCACTCACTTCCCCCTCCTCATCTTTGTTGGAGCTCCAAGTAAAGCCACGAGGTCAGGGCGAGGGCAGAGGTGATCACCAGCGTGTCCCATCTACAGATCTGTGGCTTCGTAAGACTTCTGATTTCTCTTCAGCATTGAAAAGGGTTACCCTGGGCACTGGCCTAGAGTCTCACCTCCTAATAGACTTAGCCCCATGAGTTTGCCATGTTGAGCAGGACAATTTCTGGCACTTGCAAGTCCCATGATTTCTTCGGTAATTgtgagggtggggggagggacaTGAAATCATCTTAGCTTAGCTTCCTGTCTGTGAATGTCTATATAGTGTATTGTGTGTTTTAACAAATGATTTACACTGACTGTTGCCGTAAAAGTGAATTTGGAA
The Papio anubis isolate 15944 chromosome 17, Panubis1.0, whole genome shotgun sequence genome window above contains:
- the LOC116270967 gene encoding microtubule-associated protein tau-like — encoded protein: MSCFAAHLPVLPTVAAPPNSSVTGKQEESLSQKQTNNSPWHCGPGLAGQLAGLVSLSLALHLTLPPFLFSLQIETHKLTFRENAKAKTDHGAEIVYKSPVVSGDTSPRHLSNVSSTGSIDMVDSPQLATLADEVSASLAKQGL